ACGTATCATAGATAACAATTCTGTATtgatcttatgttcttatgggatGTGGCTGACATAACAGGCCCTTTTCACCTTTAACTTCTatgcattttcaaagcactgcagAGGTGAATCTAAATGACCATCCATCAATGTTGAACAACTATGTATTGTCAAACAAATAGGATTGTGACATCTCTGAATGAATTAAGGAAGAAGATCAGGTGAATTAGGATCTGATACACCTTCTGTTTCTGGTGATTAGCAACAATTGAAAAAGTAATAAGAGGAAAAGTACACAGCAGTTAAATAGGCTTGACTAACATTTTTCTGGGGATCAGAGCAAATTGAACAAGGATTTGGGCTCCTGGAGTGGGCTGGCAGAGAGATGAGGTTGCAGACACAGACGACTGGATTGCTATTCTAATGTACTGATGAGTATGTATACCCTCTAACAGGAATGGATACTGACAACAAAAAACATCTCATAACTGATCTAAGTAGCAGCACTTTCAGTAtcccaatcctgtgaggtgccaaGTTCTCTCAACTCCTCATTttgttcaatgggagttgtggaagcttagcaccttgcagggtCAGGCCTTAGAGCCCAGGTGCCAGAGCACCTGTTTTCAGCCAGATAGCTTCTCCTCAGCCCCTGCTTTCATCTCTGAATCTCTGTGTCTCCAAACACAGTGTTGAGACTTTTTGATCAGTCACTCCACTTGCAACATCTTGGGCTCATGGTTGAGACAACAGGTGAACTAATGTTTTAAATTCCTCACTCAAGTGTCTTAAGCAATAATTCATTAGCCATCCCATGGGTGAGCAGGGAGCCTGCAGCGGCTTTTAACCTTTCTCAAGGCAAAATGAAGACGTGTCAAAATATGGCCTCTTTTGACTCCATATCTATACTACTCTTGTTACTATGATTTTGGGATAGGTCCTCAGCTAGTGAAAATCAGCAAGTGAAGCTACTGACCTAAAAGGCTACACTTATGCCAGTTGAggataggctgaccagatagcaagtgtgaaaaatcgggacggggtggggggtaataggagcctatataagaaaaagcccctaatatcggaactgttcctataaaatcgggatatctggtcaccctagttgaggatctggccctttacaTTTAAGTATGCCAGGATATAGCAGTGATTTTTTGTAAGGTTCCTACAGCAATCTAAGCACAAAGGGACTGAGCTAATTTACTTTATCAGAGGGTCCTGAACCACTGGATTCTACTGCCTGAGTTTGGAGATTCTTTATATCTAGACTGTAATGTTGTACTTCATAAACATGCTTTGCACAACACATCTACCCTGTATGGATGACATAAGTATTTTCCCAATGATCTGTAGCATTATCCAGTATGGTGGAACTTTCTCTGACAGAGGATAGTGTTTGACATCAGGGGGGCTGAGGTCAGGAGACCTTAACTCAGAATTTCCCTGCCCTTGTGGGTTTGTCACACCGGTAACCTTATGTCTATGTAGGTGTTTATATGATTAATTTTAGACACATTGAGACAGATCTTCccaattttcaccagctgagaatctagcacAGAGAATAGCACACCCATAGTTTGATccagtaaaaatgataaacttAAAACTTTTAACCAGGACCCCTCGATCTTTGACGCAGTTTAGAGACAATTTGTTCAGCAGGAGTCAGGGGACCATAGGTGAAATGTATAAACAAATTCTTTAGCTTGCCACAATGACTGGattagaaatattttgttttacagtGACTAAGTAAATATGAGACCCAGAACACCGAGAAGGCTATTTTCCACCTTCTTTCATAGTTAGCCAGTAGGATCATTTGCTCTGTGTAACAGCTGATTTTGGACAGAGATTTTAGAGAAGAAGTTTTAAGAATTCTGTGCTAACAGGTTGTGAGATGTTGTGCTGTGATGCTGATTCAAGGTGGTGAATAATATTACGGACAAAAAGGGAGAATGTCGAAAGGATTTCAGGAAGGGAGCCCTGTGTAAGGTTATGTAGGATGCTTTGGTAACATTTTCAGTTAAATGTACATCGTTTTAgagcatttaaaaatgaaagaattgATTGCTAAAAGTTCCAGCTGCAGCctctttaagggcctgatccaaaagccctttgaaatcaatgggagactttcccttggctttggatcagaccccaaaaGAAGGGACGCAGTCAAGTCACAGTGTATGGATCCAGATCTAGATTCTGAATGCCCCATAGTTCAGAGGTGTTTGGATccagagctttggatcaggccatttcTACTAAAAATGTTACAGCCTAGTCTGTATTATTAACAGCTGACAGTATAACATGTTAAAAAGCTTTGTATGACATCTGAATAGGCTGCCTACATCTGTTCAATTCATGACTTTTGCTATTCAGCATGCTACAAAAATGtccataaaacattttaaaataaaacacttataaatggaaccttaatataaagtgttAAGAAAAAATATGTGAAGGTTTTATCCATGTGCCATCTGTCTACCTGACAACTGAGCTGATTTCTTGCAGGCTGCAAGACACTGCAAAGTTTTTGCATGACTTTCAGCAAGAACAGTGTCAGAGGGAAATTATGATGtagttctatctatctatctatctatctatctatctgcagTTCTAATGCATCTGTCTTTATGGCATCTAGACACCATTCAGCTGATTTTTATCTAACATTTCTGTAATAAACAATTGACCCTCATCCCTTGATCCCCAACTTACCTAGAGGCAGAGCTATGAAGAAAGGTAGCCAGCACAAAATAAACATGCCAACTACAATTCCCAAGGTCTTGGCTGCCTTCTTTTCTCGAGAGAATTTAAAAAGTTTGAAAGCTATGGAGTTTCTGGGGTGGTGCCCCTTGCTCTTGCTGCTGTTGAAAGTGTCCTCGTGAATGTTCCGGGAGTGAATCCTTAAGGTCAGCTCCTTGGAATCACACATTTCTTTCATGACCCCAGCTTCCAGGTTTTTAGTTGTCCTTTTGGCCACTATGTAGACTCTACAGTACATCACCAGTATGACAATCAAAGGAATGTAAAATGACCCCAAAGAAGAAAACAAGGCATAGAAAGGTTCTTCAGTGATGCGGCACTCTTTATCATCCTTGGGTGCTGGTTCCTTCCATCCCAGAAGAGGTCCAATGGAGATTACCGTGGAGAGGACCCAGACACTTAGGAGGGCAAGAATTGCTTTCCTCCTAGTTACCAAAGTCGGATACTGAAGTGAATAACTCACccctatatatctatctatagaaATTGCACACAGGCTTAAGATAGAAGCAGTACAGCACATCACATCAACCGCTGCCCAGATATCACAAAATATCCTCCCTAAAGCCCAATAGCCAAGAATTTCTAGTGTAGCAGAAAACGGAAGGACAGTAAAACTCAGCAACAAATCTGCTATTGCGAGGTTAACTATGAAGTAGTTCGTAGGGATTCTTAAATGTCTATTGCAAGCTACAGAGAGAATTACCAAGATGTTACCTACTATAGCAAAAAGTATGAAGGCACCTAGGACAAGCCCCACAATTATAGCCCTAGTGATATCCAAGGCAGGTAAATTCAGATTGCTTGCTGACTGATTAGAGTTGTTTTCAGTGAGACTCCCATTACTTAGTACAGAGTAGTCCAAATATCCAGGTAATGATGAATTATAGTTATCATCAAGGTCGGTATTCATCTTAAAAATCATGCTCCATAGCAAGTTGTAATTGGATCCCCTGGACAATGCACAAAAGTGCTTCAGGTCTGTTGAAAGTTATCTCTCCACCGAAGAACTTGCTGCAAGGCAAAGCCCAGTTTCAGCGTGAGAACTCATCGCCGTTGTAGGTTACGAGCCACCAGCATGCAGAGTTTGCACAGCATGAAATCCTCTGAAGCTTGTCAAAAAGTAATAGGATGCTCAACTTGGTTAATTTTCCATGTCAATTCATTTAAACAGAAATTAGCAGATGGAACTCTTGGACTGAGTCTTAGAGTAGCTGTTTGGATCATGAGGTCTCTGAAACAAAAGGCTGGTTTACTATCCTCTCTTGTGCATTTGTGGCTTTGTTGGAAGGATGCCCCTGCCTAGCTGTTATGACATGCGTCTCCAAGAAGCGTTTGTAAGCATTTAGGCAGCTCTGCATGGAGTGCCTGCCTTTGCTTACACTGGCTGCTCTAATGACATCACTGGAGCCCTGACACATAACAGCACTAGAGGGCAATGCAGTTTAAGTTAAAACTTCCACATCCAAGCTTCAAAACTAAACAAATGGAATATATCAATCTTAATTAAAGCATTTGCCACATAGAAATCTGGATTGGAAAccttaaaaaaatagtttcattATCTGAGAAAAATATACTCAGTGGGATATGGAGAAAAAGCAACTGCAATACAAAATGATATAGCACCCTAGGACTTTCACTCACTAAATAAATATCTTGTAGTTTATTTTGTAATCAAAATGAATCATGTGCTATTTGACAGATCTAATGATCCCCTACCTTGTAACAATGAACACATTGAGTTGGGAAATGCAGCATTTATGGTTTTTATGGTCAAATATAGATAGACTTAGTATTCAAAAGTGACACAGAATTGCGCATGAGCTAGTTTCATTTCAAAGGCTGTTTTCTCCTGTAAATTAGGAAAAAAGTGCCAGATGTTGAAACTCAAAATCTGTGGCAAGATCTTTGATGATGATTCTGTATTGTATTATTCTGGATCCCTCTCTCTTTAGACCCCAGTTTTGCAagctgctgagtgccctcaactccatttgaagttaatggggaTTGAAGGTCCTCAGTACTTCTTAGCAAGCATTCAatatgcttaaataccttgctgcatctgtgccttagggcatgtcttcactacctgccggatcggcgggtagcaatcgatctattggggatcgacttatcgcgtctagggaagacgtgataaaatcgatccccgatggctctgccgtcgactccggaaatccaccatggcaagaggcggaagcggagtcgatggcagCGCAGCCGCGGTCAacttgccgccatcctcacagccaggtaagtcgacctaaaatatgcaacttcagctacccccccccccagtactgtAGACCTAGCCGTAGACTGTGAGGTCTTTAGGACAGGGACTTATTATTTTTTATCCACAATGGAGTGCAGTGTATGCTTACAATACCACATAAACAAGAATTTGAATAATAAGTGATTTGTGCTAAGCTGTGGAACTAGCATTTACCCCTAGCATTGCAATGGTGGTAAGATCTTTATTCTGAAAACTGTCACCGCCTAATTTTGTGTAGTCTTGGATCACCAGATGCAGGAAAGTCCTGCAGCTTCACAGCCTAATACCATTAAAAAGTAAAACCAAAACATCAGCTAAGCATAAAGCTGCCAAAATACTGTTCTCTACTTTCTATCATTATATTATATCCTACAGCTGTTGTCTGAAGAACTCTGAGTAACCATATATTGGTTTTTCTGTTACAAAATGTaccatgtttaaaataaaaggtttATTTTCAATAAGGCGACAGTGAATGAACAGGGACGTTGTTTTGAGAGACATATTTTGTACACAAAAACTCTGCTtgaattttatttcagaaagcgTATGACATGTTTGCATTGCACTTAATAATGGCAGTGTCAATAAGAAATAACTTGTGTTTAAAAGCTTTTCTTTGAAGCACCTACAATAACACAGTGAAAACATGTCAAGAGACCACTGGAGtaataaaaaaaacattcaatTATTTTATGAATATCTGTTTTCCTGGTTAGACTgaaatattttaagttcagccACCTTGGGACACCACATAGGCTCAGCATTGCAAAGCCTAACTGTAAGTGCCTTTCCACCTAGTGGAATCCACAGCTCTGAACCGGGCGCTCAAGATCCCTATACAATGCCTGGGGAGAGTTAGgtggctaaggcctggtctacgccgggggggggagggggagggttgatctaagttacgcaacttcaactacgtgaataatgtagctgaagtcgatgtacttagatctacttactgtggtgtcttcactgggGTAAGTCGATGACTGACACTCTCCTGTCAattctgcctgcgcctctcgccttggtggagtaccggagtcaacgggagagtgctcggtagtcgatttatcacgtctagactagacgcgatcaatcgacccccactggatccatcgctgcccgtcgatccagcgggtaatgtagacaagccctaagaatggGATCTACAAAAGCCAGGATGCTGAACAGGGCGCCACCAAAGTTAGCCAATAGGAAATGTCAAGGAGAGAGATGTGACATAGGCTCCACCCTTCTCAGGGACTTAGATCCCTAACTCCGGGTTGAAGGGAAGCATTTGTTGCCACTTGGGATTCCCAGCCATGActgctctcctggagttaggcatctaagccAGGCCAGTcctttcttgcaaaaaaaaaacaaagaggaggTGGTGCGCCCTCTGTACCCACTATCCACcaggggttagagcactcactgAGGGTGTGAGTGACCCAGATTCATACCCCCCCTTCTGGCCatgagcaggaacttgaacccaggtctccctctAGAGTACCCTAAATCCCTGAGCTactgaagctgttctactttgtataaagCACATACATAttaattggagcagggactggaacctgattctcccacatcccaggggagtgccctCCATGGAGCTAGAGAGTCACTctcactgggctatagagtcattctgtCTCCAGCTATATTTTGTGCAGGTCCTGATCCTGTGCCCGAAGGTGAGATAGACTGGGGGAACACCTACCGTGAGCTTcctgctggggcttaggcatgagctAGGCACCGGCATCAGGACTTAGTTATGTGCATGGCCACTGGGGAAAATGGAGGTGCCTAGGGGACTTTACCAGTGGAAATGCAGATGCCTAGAGAATGTAAGTGTCtacaggggctgagtgggggcttTGGGAGTGGCAGTTAGCTGCATAAATCCCTTTGTCGACCTAACCTCTTGCCTCTGCCCTTTCTTGATAGTAAGGAGATGTCTGGGCCATAAAAGCAGGATTTGTAGCTTTTGCTGCTGGGCAGActtatatttttcatttattccTCACATTTTGCTCTATTTCACTGGAATCCCATATCATTCCTCTCAAGTTTCTTTGTGATTTGTGATTCTGTTTCCCACTATTTGTCTTGTCCATTCagattataagctcttcagggcagggccttTCTCGTACAGTGTGTGTAAACAGTGTATAGTATCATGGGGCATCACTCTCAATTTGTTATTCATCAACAATAATAATGAAATTGGCATGCAAACAGTAAAAATCAGTGTaacatgaagagagattaaacCAACAATGCTAGTAAGGGAgtgagtttgttccagtggttagagcagaagacAGGACTATTTTACTCTATGTTCTGCCACAGAGTTACTGTATAGCTTTGGGTGAGTCACTTTACCTATCCTTGTCTCAGTTTATTCATCTGtgtaataatatttacctacctcaGTAACTTGTGAGGCGTAACTGATTCATgttgctttgagatcttcaaagACAGGTTCTTTAATAAAGCATTGTTAGTGGAGAATGTGCACAGACATGGATATGAACATTAACTCTTTACCATCCTTTGCATGGATAAGAGGAACAGGTCCATTTAGGAAACAGGCTTCTCTTTCCATCATGCTTAAGATAGATTTTTATGTTACTGATACTGAAATCAGAGAAGGTCAGAGAAACATAGATCCTATTGATTGCAAAGTTGCTTTTATCCTGTAATTCAGATATGTCGTGTTCCCTGAAAAAAGATTTCTAGAGTTTGGAATTCCGATTCAAAACTGTAGGACAAATTGCTGTTCCTCTTAGCCTTTCAAAATGAGTGTGCTATGGTCAAATTGCCAAAGCAACGAGAGACTGAATATAGAACACATATTTGTGGAAACAAGGAGTACATCTTTAAAGGGACTCTGACTTGTTTGAAACTTGAAATGTACTGaactctttaaaatatattttaccttATCAGATCCAGGATGCAAAAAGATTCTCATCAGGGCCTAGCTTTGGAATTAGTtgagttgctttttaaaaaagttttccaaagtgctttttaaaatgtatcagtcttttgttcactttgggccagatttttaaaggtattttagtGCCCTAATACAGTTTCTatagctctggaataggcttgaaaaggaggttgtggaatccccatcactggaggttttaaagaacagttggacaaacacctgacagggatgatctaggtttacttgttcctgcctcactgaagagggctggacttgacgttttgaagtcccttccagctttacatttctatgattctaaagatgcagataggcacataGTGGAATTGTCAAGAACACCTACACCATTCATCTCTCCTGGGAGCAGTGGTGGAAGTACGGCGGTATGGTCAGGTATGCTGTACCAGTAAGCTATTTATAGCCGGTACGGCATactggaaagacacaggaggagcagaatgtggggcttcCACGCAGCTGCATGCCTGCATCTCCTGCCCGGGGTCTGTCCCGGAACTGCAGCGGCAAAAAGAGCAAAACCccatgccggcagctcctccagtacggctgtactgcccccagccctgtcctccagcgggACTGCTGTACAGACCACAGACAGGACTCAGGAAACACAGCTATGGGAAgaactgggggcggggcttgggtcAGTACAACCACGCCAGCGGGGCTGCTGGTGTGGGGCTCGGTTGCCAGCgtgtctgaaaaaaatattctctgctGTTAGAGGGAGCTGGCTTGAAGTTCTTCTGCTGGCAATTCCCAAAGCAGGTGCTACTGTGAACTGGCTATTGTTCCAGAGAGCAAGCCCTCCTCTTCTCTTAGCAGCCCATACAGCAGCTGTGCCATGTCCACCCACTGGGCCTGCTTTCTGCCCCCCAggtaacatgggatggatcatgagaaggggagagggagaacacgggaccccgggctgggggcggg
This Chrysemys picta bellii isolate R12L10 chromosome 8, ASM1138683v2, whole genome shotgun sequence DNA region includes the following protein-coding sequences:
- the ADRA1B gene encoding alpha-1B adrenergic receptor, whose amino-acid sequence is MIFKMNTDLDDNYNSSLPGYLDYSVLSNGSLTENNSNQSASNLNLPALDITRAIIVGLVLGAFILFAIVGNILVILSVACNRHLRIPTNYFIVNLAIADLLLSFTVLPFSATLEILGYWALGRIFCDIWAAVDVMCCTASILSLCAISIDRYIGVSYSLQYPTLVTRRKAILALLSVWVLSTVISIGPLLGWKEPAPKDDKECRITEEPFYALFSSLGSFYIPLIVILVMYCRVYIVAKRTTKNLEAGVMKEMCDSKELTLRIHSRNIHEDTFNSSKSKGHHPRNSIAFKLFKFSREKKAAKTLGIVVGMFILCWLPFFIALPLGSMFSALKPPETIFKIIFWLGYFNSCLNPIIYPCSSKEFKRAFIRILKCQCHQRRRLGWWAYNYRNWNQGSFERSRKDSLEDSRSFLSGSQRTLSSANPSPSYLSKVTHPPMEMYTFQEWKSSSSFLGPLQEGSRRKDSCHLFTFKLPTEHNGHIAAGSQASPNGGCKTICDTLNSTADCRMAVEMSEF